AGAAGCAGTTCTTGGAGAGAGCACACCTGATCTTTACTCCTGGAGCCAACTCAAAAGAGCACCAGAGAATAGCAGAGCTTGAGAGGTTAGTAGGGAAGCTCACTTATGAACTGAGCGTCTCAAAAAAAGTATTCAGTCTGCTGGGCTATCAGAAGAGGGAAGTGATAGAGATGCTCAAGGAGGAATATCCGGTCAGGCTCCTATGCCAAATCCTCGATTGCGCTCCCAGCTCCTATTATTACAGATCAACCAAGGAAGATGACTTGCTCCTTAGAGAGGAGATAGAAAGGATAGCGATGGAGTTTCCCAGATATGGTTATCGCCGTATGACGGCAGAGCTGAGAAGAAGAGGATACGCTGTCAACCACAAGAGGGTCCTGAGAATCATGAGAGAAGAAAAGTGCAAGTGAGAGGATACCTCAAAACTACCCTTTCAAATCACCACCTTGGCAAATATCCTAATCTGATAAAGGATATTCAGATAGTGAGGCCAAATCAGGTTTGGTGTGGGGACATAACATACATCCGTCTGAAGAGAGAGTATGCATATTTAGCGGTTTTGATGGACGTATTTACAAGATCAATAAGAGGATGGGAGATATCAGGTAGCCTGGATGAGCAATTGACCATTTCCGCTCTACATAAAGCGCTAAGCTCTTACTCATCTGCGGAGATTCATCACTCGGATCAAGGAGTTCAATATGCCTCTAAAAGAGATAAAGATAAGCATGGCATCAAAGGGAGCACCTCAGCAGAATGCATATGCGGAGAGGCTGATAAGGACGTTGAAGGAGGAAGAAGTTTATCTCAACGAGTATGAAGATATACAGGATGCTAGGAGAAGGATAGGCTATTTCCTAGAGGTGGTCTACATGCAGAAGAGAGTTCACTCGGCTTTGGGATATCTGACTCCAAAGGAGTTCGAGCAAAGGTGGAGGAAGAGAGCCAATGGGGTTGAAAGAGATAGCCAGGTGTGATAAAATAAGGGTGGCGGAAAGAGGGGAATCAGAAGGAGGGTTGGTCAGATCTCCTTCTGATTCCCAGGGTAATGGGTTACCTCCCAATAAGATCGCCCAAAAATGTGTCCAAAATAATGGGTGCACTTCACACCAGAACCTGAAGGAAGTCCTAGAATTGTGTCTGGAGGAGTACTCCGGAGCTGTAGAAGACCTTCCTCGGTTTGTAGGGTTGCAGCAGATCGAGGTGGCCGGGTAAATCGTCTTCCTATTGTTAACGCCAAGACGATGGAGAAAATATAGTTGAAGCAGCTCCGAAGATTGACGACGGGGGTGTTTGCTAAGGCGAACCATCTTAAATAACGGAGAATGAGCTTGATCTCCGTATTGATCGCCATCGCCGCTATCCCGA
The nucleotide sequence above comes from Candidatus Poribacteria bacterium. Encoded proteins:
- a CDS encoding transposase, with the protein product KQFLERAHLIFTPGANSKEHQRIAELERLVGKLTYELSVSKKVFSLLGYQKREVIEMLKEEYPVRLLCQILDCAPSSYYYRSTKEDDLLLREEIERIAMEFPRYGYRRMTAELRRRGYAVNHKRVLRIMREEKCK
- a CDS encoding DDE-type integrase/transposase/recombinase, giving the protein MRGYLKTTLSNHHLGKYPNLIKDIQIVRPNQVWCGDITYIRLKREYAYLAVLMDVFTRSIRGWEISGSLDEQLTISALHKALSSYSSAEIHHSDQGVQYASKRDKDKHGIKGSTSAECICGEADKDVEGGRSLSQRV
- a CDS encoding integrase core domain-containing protein, translated to MASKGAPQQNAYAERLIRTLKEEEVYLNEYEDIQDARRRIGYFLEVVYMQKRVHSALGYLTPKEFEQRWRKRANGVERDSQV